A genomic window from Cucumis melo cultivar AY chromosome 8, USDA_Cmelo_AY_1.0, whole genome shotgun sequence includes:
- the LOC103500850 gene encoding aspartic proteinase 36-like: MRLFFCFIYALVSVVAVAVAGTAAISPNHFLLHRAFPHFPSPQFHSLKARDRLRHSRLLRRLAGGIVNFSVKGSSNPFVGLYFTKVKLGNPEREFNVQIDTGSDILWVTCSPCDGCPETSGLGIELNLFDTTKSSSARVLPCTDPICAAVSTTTDQCLSQIDHCSYTFHYRDRSGTSGFYVTDSMHFDILLGESTIANSSATIVFGCSIYQYGDLTRATKALDGIFGFGRGEFSVISQLSSRGITPKVFSHCLKGGENGGGILVLGEILEPSIVYSPLIPSQPHYTLNLQSIALSGQLFPNPTTFPISNAGETIIDSGTTLAYLVEEVYDWIVSVITSAVSQSATPTISRGSQCFRVSTSVAEIFPVLSFNFEGVASMVVTPEEYLQFDSIEPALWCIGFQKAEDGLNILGDLVLKDKIIVYDLARQRIGWANYDCSSSVNVSVTSGKDVFINEGQLSVSSSSRKHFYQLLNIVIVLLIHLKLF, from the exons ATGCGCCTCTTTTTCTGCTTCATCTATGCTTTAGTCTCCGTCGTCGCCGTCGCCGTCGCCGGCACGGCGGCTATCTCCCCCAACCATTTCCTTCTCCACAGAGCCTTCCCCCACTTTCCCTCTCCCCAGTTTCACTCCCTCAAAGCTCGCGACCGCCTCCGCCATTCCCGCCTCTTGCGACGACTCGCTGGTGGCATCGTCAATTTCTCCGTTAAAGGCTCTTCCAATCCTTTCGTCGG GCTGTATTTCACCAAAGTGAAGTTGGGAAATCCTGAGAGGGAATTCAACGTGCAGATCGATACTGGAAGTGACATTTTGTGGGTCACTTGCAGTCCTTGCGATGGCTGTCCTGAAACAAGCGGACTTGGA ATTGAACTCAATTTATTTGATACTACAAAGTCGTCCTCTGCTAGGGTTCTTCCCTGCACTGATCCAATATGTGCAGCAGTTTCAACTACTACAGATCAATGCTTATCCCAGATTGACCATTGCAGTTATACCTTCCACTATCGGGATAGAAGTGGAACGTCTGGCTTTTATGTTACTGAttcgatgcattttgacatacTTCTGGGGGAGTCAACTATTGCAAATTCATCAGCAACTATTGTTTTTGG GTGCAGCATATATCAGTATGGGGATTTGACTCGGGCAACCAAAGCACTTGATGGAATTTTTGGGTTTGGTCGAGGGGAATTCTCAGTTATTTCACAATTATCTTCTCGAGGGATAACACCTAAAGTATTCTCCCATtgtttgaaaggaggggaaaatGGAGGGGGTATCTTGGTTCTTGGTGAGATTCTGGAGCCCAGCATTGTTTATAGTCCACTTATTCCATCTCA GCCGCACTATACATTAAATTTACAGAGTATTGCACTCAGTGGGCAACTGTTTCCAAACCCCACCACGTTTCCAATATCAAATGCAGGAGAAACTATTATCGACTCTGGGACAACTTTGGCATACCTTGTGGAAGAAGTTTACGATTGGATTGTCAGTGTG ATAACTTCTGCTGTTTCTCAATCAGCCACTCCCACAATTTCGAGGGGTAGCCAATGCTTCAGAGTCTCTACGAG TGTAGCAGAAATATTTCCTGTCCTCAGTTTTAATTTTGAGGGCGTTGCATCCATGGTGGTGACTCCTGAAGAATATCTTCAGTTTGACTCCATA GAACCAGCTTTATGGTGCATCGGTTTTCAGAAAGCTGAGGATGGATTGAACATTTTGGGAG ATCTTGTTTTGAAAGATAAAATCATTGTCTATGACTTAGCTCGACAAAGGATAGGATGGGCGAATTATGACT GTTCGTCGTCCGTAAATGTTTCTGTAACATCTGGAAAGGATGTTTTCATCAACGAAGGACAGCTGAGTGTAAGCAGCTCCTCTAGAAAGCATTTCTATCAGCTGCTCAACATTGTTATTGTACTACTAATACATTTAAAACTGTTCTGA